A section of the Osmia lignaria lignaria isolate PbOS001 chromosome 16, iyOsmLign1, whole genome shotgun sequence genome encodes:
- the Rbcn-3B gene encoding WD repeat-containing protein Rbcn-3B isoform X3, producing the protein MTAGTSLVVPIVLWGRIAPTHCISCIYLSRDQKTLVTGCYDGQICLWQVDPETLKMTPRCLLVGHTAPIMCLSRASVIMEQNYIVSSSESGEMCTWDLVDGKCREAVKLTNVHTQMLPYVSAGGEDVRLFCSGYYPEVLVMDPFSLEILFTLSSRVNPDWISALHVLRPAKRKGRFYVHTNDVVLALTTTGTVKVWTLLGHENRNSEPLYEHESKQIRCLNALAMTCCPYNQRTVLIVCSKHWQIYDAGDFSLLCSITAPCGERWMSGDFLAADRVILWSDEGHGYLYKLPANKLKGKALSSSVADNKNFHTAGAEYDQPYLYCTLTQPGDRPLSCPPAMRLVTVHRQNKMLKYLLRGDSEGVVVLWTVPEVTTQQLAQISQNDCSTSLSLPPVVKTSLRAAWEEMRPPPVGILDQLDTGDGHGIKLTASIYLPQQSRLVVGREDGSIIIVPATQTVMLQLLHGNHQQYDDWPPHQVLLGHSGRVNCLLYPHGAAPRYDRTHLVSGSVDFAVCLWDLYAGTLIHRFCVHAGEITQLMVPPDNCSPRIQKCVCSVASDHSVTLLSLAERKCVVLASRHLFPVVTIKWRPLDDFMIVGCSDGAVYVWQMETGHLDRVLHGIIAEEVLYACDENTLATAGGSAAGGELGLANPAVHFFRGLRHRNLSAIRHATQRGLHQLQQLHGGQGVDHGNQIKAKGTPLMIQGFRSNPKDPESHILFFDIEALIVQLLSDEYGAMSPGSLEAQGLISASEYQKVAALTQSASPDAHKKIADFFGRVKDKAGDVERILKEKDRHGILAKMKEGAENVHTKIQAKVESVGLKPSTLDGKGDNWNNNEAAKNNLKRNGAFSEPNATMEVAQLILSLLHAWGMDPDLDRVCEGKLGLLRPMVPVSFGVLSKGGYMSLLLPTWQTQLEPIGEPTTQLEQRLPAELVRQERLTRAFTARAHWELSTTLTSNHLLAVVALANTLMSMNNATFVPEQERNRKMHRPGNRSTVNWNKAEEENEEIYTAQQAQIKQGWSLLATLHCVLLPDKVTSQGGAKTFKRPQVEMMARRWQHQCLEIREAAQALLLAELGRMGPKGRKALVDSWSQYLPMYSTQEPIAPQIQNQSPPAPGSPIPSSDTHTEEEDEEEELVEAEINVARKPSSVAELKRKQTTAVVLLGVIGAEFGQDVTTTNQKRDNEQRRKSSIVEGFGIGNNNLARHTSMALTHLLHAPHSPKLPLHTALRRAAIDLIGRGFTVWEPYLDVSKVLLGLLEMCCDADKLVPSMTYGLPLTPQADTCRTARHALTLIATARPAAFITTMAREVARYNTLQQNAQTLNVNMGASVLARAKPEILRIVEQLIDKMQSEMSDLLVEVMDIILHCLDPGHLKTKPLSEVFPAVCRFKQVSHCPATRRIAVGSRNGQLALYELRGNVKCQTVPAHTAAVTALAFSPEGKFLVSYSCTENKLCFWQQTSSGMFGLGNSQTRCVKSYSTAPINDVARLNPMRLARLIWINNRTVTLILADGSETRFNV; encoded by the exons atgacaGCGGGTACAAGCTTAGTAGTACCCATAGTTTTATGGGGTCGTATAGCTCCAACTCATTGTATTTCCTGTATCTATTTGTCCCGAGATCAAAAAACATTAGTAACAGGATGCTATGATGGTCAAATATGTTTGTGGCAAGTTGATCCTGAAACATTGAAG ATGACTCCAAGATGTTTACTTGTTGGCCATACTGCACCAATAATGTGCCTAAGTCGAGCAAGTGTtattatggaacaaaattatattgttaGTAGCAGTGAAAGCGGAGAAATGTGCACTTGGGATTTAGTTGATGGAAAATGTAGAGAAGCTGTGAAACTTACCAATGTTCATACACAGATGTTGCCTTATGTCTCTGCTGGTGGAGAAGATGTCAGACTTTTTTGTTCTGG gtACTATCCCGAAGTTTTAGTGATGGATCCTTTTAGCTTGGAGATTTTGTTTACCTTAAGTTCACGAGTTAACCCTGACTGGATTAGTGCATTGCACGTTTTGCGACCGGCCAAACGGAAAGGTCGGTTCTACGTGCATACAA ACGACGTTGTGCTGGCCTTAACGACAACTGGAACAGTCAAGGTGTGGACTCTTCTTGGGCATGAGAATCGCAACAGTGAACCTCTATATGAACATGAGAGTAAACAAATAAGGTGTCTAAATGCGCTGGCAATGACTTGCTGCCCCTATAACCAAAGGACTGTATTAATTGTGTGTTCCAAACATTGGCAg atATACGATGCCGGtgatttttctcttctatgtTCAATTACTGCACCTTGTGGTGAACGTTGGATGTCTGGAGATTTTCTAGCTGCAGACAGAGTCATTTTATGGAGCGATGAAGGTCATGGTTACCTCTACAAGCTACCAGCTAA CAAGCTAAAGGGCAAGGCTCTCAGCAG TAGCGTTGCAgacaataaaaattttcataccGCGGGTGCTGAATATGATCAACCTTATTTGTACTGCACTTTAACACAACCTGGTGATAGG CCGCTATCATGCCCACCAGCGATGCGATTAGTAACAGTTCATAGGCAGAATAAAATGTTGAAGTATTTATTACGTGGTGATAGCGAAGGTGTTGTTGTTCTTTGGACAGTACCAGAAGTAACAACTCAACAACTAGCTCAAATCAGTCAAAATGATTGCTCAACTTCACTCTCGTTGCCGCCTGTGGTAAAGACAAGTTTAAGAGCTGCTTGGGAAGAAATGAGACCACCACCGGTTGGAATATTAGATCAATTAGATACTGGAGATGGGCATGGTATAAAGTTAACAGCTAGTATATATTTACCGCAACAGAGTCGTCTTGTTGTTGGTCGCGAAGACGGCAGTATTATTATTGTTCCTGCTACACAAACGGTGATGCTTCAATTACTTCATGGCAATCATCAACAATATGATG ATTGGCCTCCTCATCAAGTACTTTTGGGTCACTCTGGTCGAGTGAATTGTCTCTTATATCCACACGGAGCAGCACCGCGTTATGATCGTACACATCTTGTTTCTGGTTCTGTTGATTTTGCTGTATGTTTATGGGACCTTTATGCTGGTACCCTTATTCATAGATTCTGTGTACATGCGGGGGAAATTACGCAACTGATGGTACCACCTGATAATTGTAGT CCTAGGATTCAAAAGTGTGTCTGCAGTGTTGCATCAGATCATAGTGTTACTTTGTTATCATTAGCGGAAAGGAAGTGTGTTGTTCTCGCTTCTCGACACCTGTTTCCGGTTGTTACGATAAAATGGAGGCCACTGGATGATTTTATGATAGTTGGTTGTTCGGACGGAGCTGTATACGTATGGCAAATGGAAACTGGTCATCTAGATCGTGTACTACATG GTATTATTGCTGAAGAGGTACTCTACGCGTGTGACGAAAATACTCTGGCTACGGCTGGTGGGTCAGCCGCGGGTGGTGAACTAGGCTTAGCTAATCCTGCTGTGCATTTCTTTAG AGGCTTGAGGCACAGAAATCTTTCGGCTATACGACATGCCACACAAAGAGGGTTACATCAATTACAACAGCTTCATGGTGGACAAGGAGTAGATCATGGAAATCAGATAAAAGCAAAAGGCACACCTTTAATGATTCAAGGCTTCAGAAGTAATCCTAAAGATCCAGAaagtcatattttattttttgacataGAAGCATTAATAG TACAATTACTTAGCGATGAATATGGAGCAATGTCACCAGGTTCTTTGGAAGCACAGGGTTTAATTTCTGCATCCGAATATCAAAAAGTTGCAGCACTTACACAATCGGCTAGTCCAGATGCTCACAAAAAAATCGCAG ACTTTTTCGGTCGCGTCAAGGATAAGGCAGGAGACGTTGAACGAATTTTAAAGGAGAAGGATCGTCACG GTATATTGGCTAAAATGAAGGAGGGTGCAGAAAACGTACACACTAAGATTCAGGCCAAGGTGGAAAGCGTTGGCCTCAAGCCGTCGACTCTCGACGGCAAAG GTGATAATTGGAATAACAACGAGGCtgctaaaaataatttgaaaagaaatggTGCATTTAGCGAACCAAACGCAACTATGGAAGTTGCTCAGCTTATACTAAGTTTATTGCATGCTTGGGGTATGGATCCAGATTTGGATCGTGTTTGTGAAGGAAAACTGGGCTTATTAAGGCCTATGGTTCCTGTTTCATTTGGAGTATTATCTAAAGGAg GATACATGTCGCTATTACTGCCAACTTGGCAAACGCAATTGGAGCCAATCGGTGAACCTACAACACAGCTGGAGCAGCGTTTACCGGCTGAATTAGTCAGACAAGAAAGACTTACCAGAGCATTCACAGCGAGAGCACATTGGGAACTCTCTACTACATTAACCAGTAATCATTTGTTAGCAGTAGTTGCTTTGGCAAATACTTTAATGTCAATGAACAATGCAACTTTTGTACCTGAGCAAGAACGGAATAGAAAAATGCATAG ACCTGGTAATAGATCCACAGTTAATTGGAAtaaagcagaagaagaaaatgaagaaatttataCAGCACAGCAAGCACAGATTAAACAAGGATGGTCGTTGTTAGCGACGCTACATTGTGTACTTTTACCTGATAAGGTAACTTCACAAGGTGGTGCGAAAACATTTAAACGTCCTCAGGTTGAAATGATGGCACGAAGATGGCAACATCAATGTCTTGag ATCCGTGAAGCTGCTCAAGCTTTGTTACTCGCTGAATTAGGTAGAATGGGGCCAAAAGGAAGGAAAGCGCTTGTAGATAGTTGGTCCCAGTATCTACCAATGTACAGCACTCAAGAACCTATTGCACCTCAAATACAAAATCAAAGTCCACCAGCTCCTGGTAGTCCAATCCCTTCCTCGGACACacatacagaagaagaagatgaagaagaagaattagtAGAAG cAGAAATAAATGTAGCCAGGAAGCCATCGAGCGTTGCAGAACTGAAACGAAAACAAACGACTGCGGTTGTATTATTGGGTGTAATAGGTGCTGAGTTTGGTCAAGATGTTACTACAACAAATCAAAAGAGGGACAATGAACAAAGACGAAAGAGTTCAATCGTAGAAGGTTTTGGAATAGGAAACAATAATCTTGCACGACATACTAGTATGGCCCTTACTCATCTATTACATGCACCTCATTCTCCAAAATTACCTCTACACACAGCATTACGAAGAGCAGCAATCGATCTTATCGGTAGAGGTTTTACCGTTTGGGAACCGTACCTTGACGTATCAAAA GTGTTATTGGGTCTGTTGGAAATGTGTTGCGATGCTGATAAATTAGTACCAAGCATGACTTATGGTCTTCCGCTCACACCTCAAGCTGATACTTGCCGTACGGCACGTCATGCTTTAACTTTAATAGCTACCGCTCGACCTGCAGCATTCATTACCACGATGGCACGGGAAGTGGCTAGATACAATACTTTACAACAAAATGCGCAAACATTAAATGTAAATATGGGTGCAAGCGTTTTAGCTAGGGCAAAACCAGAAATACTCAGAATTGTTGAACAGTTAATTGATAAAATGCAAAGTGAAATGAGTGATCTTTTAGTTGAG GTGATGGATATTATTCTACATTGTCTGGACCCCGGTCATCTGAAAACTAAACCATTAAGTGAAGTGTTTCCAGCAGTATGTAGGTTCAAACAA GTTAGCCACTGCCCGGCAACACGTAGGATAGCAGTGGGCAGTCGCAACGGTCAACTTGCCTTGTATGAATTAAGAGGAAACGTTAAGTGTCAGACAGTACCTGCACATACAGCAGCTGTAACTGCGTTAGCATTTTCACCCGAGGGCAAGTTCCTGGTTAGCTACTCTTgtacagaaaataaattatgtttctGGCAG CAAACAAGTAGCGGTATGTTCGGCCTAGGAAATTCGCAGACACGTTGTGTGAAATCATACAGCACTGCGCCTATTAATGATGTAGCACGATTGAATCCTATGCGATTAGCTCGATTAATATGGATAAATAATCGAACAGTCACATTAATTCTTGCTGATGGATCTGAAACAAGGTTTAATGTGTAA
- the Rbcn-3B gene encoding WD repeat-containing protein Rbcn-3B isoform X5, producing the protein MTAGTSLVVPIVLWGRIAPTHCISCIYLSRDQKTLVTGCYDGQICLWQVDPETLKMTPRCLLVGHTAPIMCLSRASVIMEQNYIVSSSESGEMCTWDLVDGKCREAVKLTNVHTQMLPYVSAGGEDVRLFCSGYYPEVLVMDPFSLEILFTLSSRVNPDWISALHVLRPAKRKGRFYVHTNDVVLALTTTGTVKVWTLLGHENRNSEPLYEHESKQIRCLNALAMTCCPYNQRTVLIVCSKHWQIYDAGDFSLLCSITAPCGERWMSGDFLAADRVILWSDEGHGYLYKLPANKLKGKALSSSVADNKNFHTAGAEYDQPYLYCTLTQPGDRPLSCPPAMRLVTVHRQNKMLKYLLRGDSEGVVVLWTVPEVTTQQLAQISQNDCSTSLSLPPVVKTSLRAAWEEMRPPPVGILDQLDTGDGHGIKLTASIYLPQQSRLVVGREDGSIIIVPATQTVMLQLLHGNHQQYDDWPPHQVLLGHSGRVNCLLYPHGAAPRYDRTHLVSGSVDFAVCLWDLYAGTLIHRFCVHAGEITQLMVPPDNCSPRIQKCVCSVASDHSVTLLSLAERKCVVLASRHLFPVVTIKWRPLDDFMIVGCSDGAVYVWQMETGHLDRVLHGIIAEEVLYACDENTLATAGGSAAGGELGLANPAVHFFRGLRHRNLSAIRHATQRGLHQLQQLHGGQGVDHGNQIKAKGTPLMIQGFRSNPKDPESHILFFDIEALIVQLLSDEYGAMSPGSLEAQGLISASEYQKVAALTQSASPDAHKKIADFFGRVKDKAGDVERILKEKDRHGILAKMKEGAENVHTKIQAKVESVGLKPSTLDGKGDNWNNNEAAKNNLKRNGAFSEPNATMEVAQLILSLLHAWGMDPDLDRVCEGKLGLLRPMVPVSFGVLSKGGYMSLLLPTWQTQLEPIGEPTTQLEQRLPAELVRQERLTRAFTARAHWELSTTLTSNHLLAVVALANTLMSMNNATFVPEQERNRKMHRPGNRSTVNWNKAEEENEEIYTAQQAQIKQGWSLLATLHCVLLPDKVTSQGGAKTFKRPQVEMMARRWQHQCLEIREAAQALLLAELGRMGPKGRKALVDSWSQYLPMYSTQEPIAPQIQNQSPPAPGSPIPSSDTHTEEEDEEEELVEEINVARKPSSVAELKRKQTTAVVLLGVIGAEFGQDVTTTNQKRDNEQRRKSSIVEGFGIGNNNLARHTSMALTHLLHAPHSPKLPLHTALRRAAIDLIGRGFTVWEPYLDVSKVLLGLLEMCCDADKLVPSMTYGLPLTPQADTCRTARHALTLIATARPAAFITTMAREVARYNTLQQNAQTLNVNMGASVLARAKPEILRIVEQLIDKMQSEMSDLLVEVMDIILHCLDPGHLKTKPLSEVFPAVCRFKQVSHCPATRRIAVGSRNGQLALYELRGNVKCQTVPAHTAAVTALAFSPEGKFLVSYSCTENKLCFWQQTSSGMFGLGNSQTRCVKSYSTAPINDVARLNPMRLARLIWINNRTVTLILADGSETRFNV; encoded by the exons atgacaGCGGGTACAAGCTTAGTAGTACCCATAGTTTTATGGGGTCGTATAGCTCCAACTCATTGTATTTCCTGTATCTATTTGTCCCGAGATCAAAAAACATTAGTAACAGGATGCTATGATGGTCAAATATGTTTGTGGCAAGTTGATCCTGAAACATTGAAG ATGACTCCAAGATGTTTACTTGTTGGCCATACTGCACCAATAATGTGCCTAAGTCGAGCAAGTGTtattatggaacaaaattatattgttaGTAGCAGTGAAAGCGGAGAAATGTGCACTTGGGATTTAGTTGATGGAAAATGTAGAGAAGCTGTGAAACTTACCAATGTTCATACACAGATGTTGCCTTATGTCTCTGCTGGTGGAGAAGATGTCAGACTTTTTTGTTCTGG gtACTATCCCGAAGTTTTAGTGATGGATCCTTTTAGCTTGGAGATTTTGTTTACCTTAAGTTCACGAGTTAACCCTGACTGGATTAGTGCATTGCACGTTTTGCGACCGGCCAAACGGAAAGGTCGGTTCTACGTGCATACAA ACGACGTTGTGCTGGCCTTAACGACAACTGGAACAGTCAAGGTGTGGACTCTTCTTGGGCATGAGAATCGCAACAGTGAACCTCTATATGAACATGAGAGTAAACAAATAAGGTGTCTAAATGCGCTGGCAATGACTTGCTGCCCCTATAACCAAAGGACTGTATTAATTGTGTGTTCCAAACATTGGCAg atATACGATGCCGGtgatttttctcttctatgtTCAATTACTGCACCTTGTGGTGAACGTTGGATGTCTGGAGATTTTCTAGCTGCAGACAGAGTCATTTTATGGAGCGATGAAGGTCATGGTTACCTCTACAAGCTACCAGCTAA CAAGCTAAAGGGCAAGGCTCTCAGCAG TAGCGTTGCAgacaataaaaattttcataccGCGGGTGCTGAATATGATCAACCTTATTTGTACTGCACTTTAACACAACCTGGTGATAGG CCGCTATCATGCCCACCAGCGATGCGATTAGTAACAGTTCATAGGCAGAATAAAATGTTGAAGTATTTATTACGTGGTGATAGCGAAGGTGTTGTTGTTCTTTGGACAGTACCAGAAGTAACAACTCAACAACTAGCTCAAATCAGTCAAAATGATTGCTCAACTTCACTCTCGTTGCCGCCTGTGGTAAAGACAAGTTTAAGAGCTGCTTGGGAAGAAATGAGACCACCACCGGTTGGAATATTAGATCAATTAGATACTGGAGATGGGCATGGTATAAAGTTAACAGCTAGTATATATTTACCGCAACAGAGTCGTCTTGTTGTTGGTCGCGAAGACGGCAGTATTATTATTGTTCCTGCTACACAAACGGTGATGCTTCAATTACTTCATGGCAATCATCAACAATATGATG ATTGGCCTCCTCATCAAGTACTTTTGGGTCACTCTGGTCGAGTGAATTGTCTCTTATATCCACACGGAGCAGCACCGCGTTATGATCGTACACATCTTGTTTCTGGTTCTGTTGATTTTGCTGTATGTTTATGGGACCTTTATGCTGGTACCCTTATTCATAGATTCTGTGTACATGCGGGGGAAATTACGCAACTGATGGTACCACCTGATAATTGTAGT CCTAGGATTCAAAAGTGTGTCTGCAGTGTTGCATCAGATCATAGTGTTACTTTGTTATCATTAGCGGAAAGGAAGTGTGTTGTTCTCGCTTCTCGACACCTGTTTCCGGTTGTTACGATAAAATGGAGGCCACTGGATGATTTTATGATAGTTGGTTGTTCGGACGGAGCTGTATACGTATGGCAAATGGAAACTGGTCATCTAGATCGTGTACTACATG GTATTATTGCTGAAGAGGTACTCTACGCGTGTGACGAAAATACTCTGGCTACGGCTGGTGGGTCAGCCGCGGGTGGTGAACTAGGCTTAGCTAATCCTGCTGTGCATTTCTTTAG AGGCTTGAGGCACAGAAATCTTTCGGCTATACGACATGCCACACAAAGAGGGTTACATCAATTACAACAGCTTCATGGTGGACAAGGAGTAGATCATGGAAATCAGATAAAAGCAAAAGGCACACCTTTAATGATTCAAGGCTTCAGAAGTAATCCTAAAGATCCAGAaagtcatattttattttttgacataGAAGCATTAATAG TACAATTACTTAGCGATGAATATGGAGCAATGTCACCAGGTTCTTTGGAAGCACAGGGTTTAATTTCTGCATCCGAATATCAAAAAGTTGCAGCACTTACACAATCGGCTAGTCCAGATGCTCACAAAAAAATCGCAG ACTTTTTCGGTCGCGTCAAGGATAAGGCAGGAGACGTTGAACGAATTTTAAAGGAGAAGGATCGTCACG GTATATTGGCTAAAATGAAGGAGGGTGCAGAAAACGTACACACTAAGATTCAGGCCAAGGTGGAAAGCGTTGGCCTCAAGCCGTCGACTCTCGACGGCAAAG GTGATAATTGGAATAACAACGAGGCtgctaaaaataatttgaaaagaaatggTGCATTTAGCGAACCAAACGCAACTATGGAAGTTGCTCAGCTTATACTAAGTTTATTGCATGCTTGGGGTATGGATCCAGATTTGGATCGTGTTTGTGAAGGAAAACTGGGCTTATTAAGGCCTATGGTTCCTGTTTCATTTGGAGTATTATCTAAAGGAg GATACATGTCGCTATTACTGCCAACTTGGCAAACGCAATTGGAGCCAATCGGTGAACCTACAACACAGCTGGAGCAGCGTTTACCGGCTGAATTAGTCAGACAAGAAAGACTTACCAGAGCATTCACAGCGAGAGCACATTGGGAACTCTCTACTACATTAACCAGTAATCATTTGTTAGCAGTAGTTGCTTTGGCAAATACTTTAATGTCAATGAACAATGCAACTTTTGTACCTGAGCAAGAACGGAATAGAAAAATGCATAG ACCTGGTAATAGATCCACAGTTAATTGGAAtaaagcagaagaagaaaatgaagaaatttataCAGCACAGCAAGCACAGATTAAACAAGGATGGTCGTTGTTAGCGACGCTACATTGTGTACTTTTACCTGATAAGGTAACTTCACAAGGTGGTGCGAAAACATTTAAACGTCCTCAGGTTGAAATGATGGCACGAAGATGGCAACATCAATGTCTTGag ATCCGTGAAGCTGCTCAAGCTTTGTTACTCGCTGAATTAGGTAGAATGGGGCCAAAAGGAAGGAAAGCGCTTGTAGATAGTTGGTCCCAGTATCTACCAATGTACAGCACTCAAGAACCTATTGCACCTCAAATACAAAATCAAAGTCCACCAGCTCCTGGTAGTCCAATCCCTTCCTCGGACACacatacagaagaagaagatgaagaagaagaattagtAGAAG AAATAAATGTAGCCAGGAAGCCATCGAGCGTTGCAGAACTGAAACGAAAACAAACGACTGCGGTTGTATTATTGGGTGTAATAGGTGCTGAGTTTGGTCAAGATGTTACTACAACAAATCAAAAGAGGGACAATGAACAAAGACGAAAGAGTTCAATCGTAGAAGGTTTTGGAATAGGAAACAATAATCTTGCACGACATACTAGTATGGCCCTTACTCATCTATTACATGCACCTCATTCTCCAAAATTACCTCTACACACAGCATTACGAAGAGCAGCAATCGATCTTATCGGTAGAGGTTTTACCGTTTGGGAACCGTACCTTGACGTATCAAAA GTGTTATTGGGTCTGTTGGAAATGTGTTGCGATGCTGATAAATTAGTACCAAGCATGACTTATGGTCTTCCGCTCACACCTCAAGCTGATACTTGCCGTACGGCACGTCATGCTTTAACTTTAATAGCTACCGCTCGACCTGCAGCATTCATTACCACGATGGCACGGGAAGTGGCTAGATACAATACTTTACAACAAAATGCGCAAACATTAAATGTAAATATGGGTGCAAGCGTTTTAGCTAGGGCAAAACCAGAAATACTCAGAATTGTTGAACAGTTAATTGATAAAATGCAAAGTGAAATGAGTGATCTTTTAGTTGAG GTGATGGATATTATTCTACATTGTCTGGACCCCGGTCATCTGAAAACTAAACCATTAAGTGAAGTGTTTCCAGCAGTATGTAGGTTCAAACAA GTTAGCCACTGCCCGGCAACACGTAGGATAGCAGTGGGCAGTCGCAACGGTCAACTTGCCTTGTATGAATTAAGAGGAAACGTTAAGTGTCAGACAGTACCTGCACATACAGCAGCTGTAACTGCGTTAGCATTTTCACCCGAGGGCAAGTTCCTGGTTAGCTACTCTTgtacagaaaataaattatgtttctGGCAG CAAACAAGTAGCGGTATGTTCGGCCTAGGAAATTCGCAGACACGTTGTGTGAAATCATACAGCACTGCGCCTATTAATGATGTAGCACGATTGAATCCTATGCGATTAGCTCGATTAATATGGATAAATAATCGAACAGTCACATTAATTCTTGCTGATGGATCTGAAACAAGGTTTAATGTGTAA